In the genome of Bacteroidota bacterium, the window GATTTGCGTTGATTCTGTCCGGCCTTTGTATGTGTCGGTCACTATCCTGTTCTGGTATATTTTCGACTGTTCAATATCGGCACTGAAAGTAACAATAGTGAATAATAATAACAGGCTTATCACAGGGATCAGAATCAGATTGTAACTTTTGTATTTGTAATAAATAAAGAACATACTGCCTATCAATGGGATACCCCAAACCCATTTGGAGTAAGTAAAAAAGCAGGAACAACAGAGGCCGATGAAAATAACCAGAAACAAATTTTTCTTCTTATAAAGATTGAGAAATAAGAAATAAAGTGACAGGCAGCCCATGGCTATGCCTGCATCATGAGCACTAATTCCGGAAAATATGGAATTATTTCTGTAAATACCTTCCAGATCTTTATACAATTCCAATCCTTCTGTTGAGCTCTGGTGTATCCCTAAATAGAAAAACGGGGTGATGGCGATTTGAATAAGACTGACAAAAACAATTCCTATAGAAACAATGACTAGAATATTTGTGAGTATTTTTAAATCATATAAATTGAAATCGATATTTTCAAAAAGTATAAGGCAACCTAGTATGCTGAAAGAATATAAATTTAACGAAAAAGCAACTTTGCCGGTGTTAAAATATTGGTTAAGAATGGTATATGCAAAATAGATTAAAAGCCAGAAGGTGATTTTTGAGATGACAATCTGAAAACGGTTAATGATGAAAAAATAAATTAATAGGGCGGATAAGAATATGTAAACAAGTTCCTGGAAATCAATATATGAATTTCCTGCAGCAAAGTAGGGAAGGTAGCCCCCCACAAACGGAAATACTAAAAGATAAGCATAAAAAAATTTTTTAATCAAATTTCCAAAACTGCGATTTTGAAATTCTGCTTTCGCTTTGATTAACTCGTTTTTTAAAGCTGCTTCCGGAGAATATGTCCCTTTATTTTCCATAGATTCTCTTTTGGGTTAACCACTTTATTTACGCGAGAAATACCAAACAGGATAATCGCTTCCTTCAATTAGAAACTTCTGAACTTTATTCTAATTTATGAAAAAATATGATAAAGAATATATGGATTCTTTAATTTTGACTAATTCTATTATTATCAGGTGGGAATCTACTTTTATTTGTGATAATTTTCCTTTTTTAAGTCATGAGTTGTTAAATCTTCTCCTCCCTGATAGTTATCCCTTTCCCTTTATTTCTACGGATAAAATTAAATTTTTCCTAAACGCAGGATGATAGTTATCTTGTTAATATTTGGGCAATTACTTTTTTTTTGATATTTTAGATTAATAAACATTTTTACTCTGATGAATGACCCCCTACTGCCATGAAAACTGTAGTATATCAATCATATAGGACTAAAAACGTTCCGGCGTGGATTAAAAGTGCAATGGCGATTGCAAAAAAATGGGCTGAAAGTAAAGGGTATACTTATATTTTTATAGATGATCGAATGTTTGATTATGTCCCGGAATGGTTTAAGAATGAAGTCAATAACCAGGTTTGTCCTATATCCGATCTGGCAAGGCTGGCTATAGCGAAGGAACTGCTGTCCAATGGCTTTGAACGGGCAATCTGGTTGGATGCCGATCTGATAATTATGGATCCTGAACATTTTGATATTGCTGTGGATACAGAATTTGCACTGACTAAGGAAATTTGGCTGGAATCAAACAGGTTTGGCTTTGTTACCTTTTATACACGTGTTTGTAATGAAGTATTAGTAATAACAAACAAAAACAGCATATTGGATTTTTATATTTATGCCTGTAAATCAATTGTCAATAATAAAAGTCCTTGGATAAACCGGTTTAAGGAAGATACTTCACTAAGTATTTCTTTGAAACGCTTAAAATCGAGATTAACTCCAAAACATTCCCGCTTATCAATTTCAATTGTTGGAACTGATTTTCTTACCAATCTTTACAAATTGTTTGATTTCCCATTATTAACTAATGTAGGCACTTTAAGTCCGATTCTGATGAATGAGGTTTTTACCGGAAGGACCAAATATTTAAAAAATTATATAAAACGTTGTAACAACCCATTATCCGCAGTTAATTTGATAGGCTCTTTCCAAAATCTAATGGTGAATGCTGTATTGATGAATGAACCATTTTATGAAGGGGTTTATCAAAATTTAGTGGAAACCAAAGGTAGATTAATCAATGATTTATTAACAGATTAATTATTATATATTATGGAACCTAAGATGGTAAGTTCTTTTAATACAAACTCTCTGAATGGGTTTATCGACCGATTGATGAAACTGTTTAATAAGGTCAATCCCTTCATTCTGATTTTTGTTTTAATCTGTGCAACTTTCCTTTCATTTAATATTCATCCTGACGAAGAACATTATTTCGCTTTGGCCAAGCAATTCATTGATCCAAACTGGATACCCCATTCCTTTTTGTTTTCCGAATGGCCCGGTGAAAGGTTTATATTCCAGTATATAGTTGGGCCCTTGTTAAACTACCTTAGCTTTGAGCAATTTGCTTTTTGGGGGATGTTGGTTTGCGCTTTACTTTTTGCATTCCCTCTTGCTGAAATTTTCAAATTGTTGAAAATTTCGAATGTGGAAATACTGTTCCTTTTCCAGATTATTTTTTTCTCTTCCCAAAATCATCAGGTTAATCAGTCTTTTTTCGGCGGCGAATCAATTTTTGCTGCCGTTGAACCTAAGACCTTTGCTTATATCTTGATATTTTTTGCTTTGTTTTTTCTGTTAAAAGAAAAATATTGGCAGTTCGTTTTGTTCTCAGTTTTAGCTACCTATAATCATTTTTTGGCTGGAGGATGGTTTTTCCTTGTGGCTTGTTGTTATATATTTATTTATACAAGGGATTTTAAAAAGTTCTTTTTAAACGGCCTTATTTATTTCCTGGCCGTTTTGCCCTATATTATTTATCTTTATAATGGGACCAAATCAATTGCTCCCCAAATGCATGGGATAAAATATGACTGGTTGATTACATATTTCGGAAATCCTCATCATGCAACACTTTTCAAGGATAAGGAAGTCTTTATGAAAGATATTTTGCCCAGGGTATTAATTATGTTTTCCTGTTTCCTGATCTGCGTTTCCCTGTTTTCAAAAATAAAAGATGAATATATTCATAAACTGAATATTCTGAATATCCTTATTTTCTCTGTTTTAACAATATTCCTTTTAGTCGGCTTTTTTGATAAAACCGGACTGATACTTAAATTATTGCCTTATCGTATCGCTTCAATTGGACTTCTTCTGACCTGGATTGAATTATTCCTGTATCTAAATTATTCTATTTTAACAAAGGAAATGGGCTTTGATATACTTAAAATTGCCTTTATCCTGGCTTTGCCTTTGCTGTTATATTCTATTGCCAGAAAGGCATATTCCATTCCCCGGCCCATAGAGAGTACTGTTGAAATGGATGCTTTGTGTAATTATGTTGATGTAAATACCAGGCCTACTGATGTTTTCGCTTTTGTGGGATTTGGTAACAAAGTATATAGCCTAGACCGGGACTTTGAAAATTCATTCTGCCGGAGGGCCAGGAGAGACAGATTCGTAGTGTATAGATTTATTCCTTATAACAATAAGATTTATGAATGGTATTATCGTTTAAAGGAAATGGAAAAGATCCTGCGTGATCCCATATATATATTTGAGTCCATTAAAAGATTTAAAATAGATTATCTGGTTAGTGACAAAGAATTGTGCGGTTTTTCACCTTATAAGGTTTATCAGAATAAAACATATGTTTTATATAAGTTGCCCAAAATCGTCAGATAAAAAGATTACCCAAAATTCACCCTTTAAAAACCAAAGGAAATGAATGTGACTTTTGTGACTATTTTTGATGGACATGATATCCGGAATTGGTCAGGTACGGAATATTATTTGTCAAAAGTATTGGAACAACAAGAGTTTGAGCTCAATTATATTGGCCATTTACGAACAAGTCTTTACCATAGGATGAAACGAAGACTTCGGGACCGGGTCGGCATCAATCGTTATCTTGAAAAACGGGATCCTCTTGTTGTAAAAAATTATGCAAGGCAGATTAACCGTCAACTGGCTGAGCTTAAAACTGACCTTATCTTTAGCCCTTCTTCTGTCCCGGTTTCACTTTTAAGCACTAACAAACCAATTGTATTTTGTACGGATGCCATTTTTGCAGGAATGATTGATTTTTATGATGAATTTACAAATCTGTCCCCAAAAACAATAAGAAACGGACACCAAATGGAACAATCTGCCTTCGACCGTTGCAGCCTGGCTATTGTTTCTTCCCAATGGGCCGCTGATGTGGCTATCAAAAATTATGATGTTTCTCCGGAGAAAATTAAAGTAGTGCCATTTGGTGCAAATATTGAATGCTCCAGGACTATAGATGACATAAGAGGTATGGTTGAAAGCCGTTCCACTCAGTTTTGCAGCCTGACTTTTATCGGTTATGACTGGAAACGTAAAGGTGGCGATATTGCTTTTGCTGTTGTACAAGCTTTAAATCAAGCCGGCTTGCCATCCGAACTTAATATTATTGGATGTGACCCTTTTCAGGAAGACGCAATACCTCCATCATACGTTCATGTATATGGCAAACTGAACAAAGAATCGGAATCAGATATGGAACTTTATGGTAAGGTTGTCAGAAAATCACACTTTCTGATTATGCCTTCAAGGGCCGAAGCCTACGGATTGGTATTTTGTGAAGCCAATTCCTTCGGTGTACCTTGCATTGCCTCAAATGTTGGAGGAATTCCTACCATTATCAAAGATAATGTCAATGGTATGAAATTCCCTCCAAATTCTGCAATAAATCAATATGTTGCCTATATCACCAGTGTTTTTGCCAATTATGAACGGTACAAGGATATGGCCTTTTCCTCATTTCACGAATATGAAACCCGTCTCAACTGGAATGTGGCCGGGAAAACCATCAAAAAACTCTTATTGCAACTGAGTTGATGAGTTTGCTTTTTCTACTTCTTTTTCTAATTTTTGAATGTGCTTGTATAAGGTGGTGTTGATGTGGAAGGTTTCTTCGAAATATCTTTTATTCTGTAGGGATAAAAATCCAATGCTCAGAAATTGCAAGGCTACGATGAATGTCCCTCCCCCAATTAGAAAGGCTTGTGGCCTGGCTTTGAAAACTTCAGCAATGGCAGCCGAAAGCCTGTCATCAAAATAACCATTTGCTGCAGTGATGTCCGGATAAATGGTCATTGTATTGATAAATATCCAGATAATAATATAAAGTGAAATTAACATTATAATTAATCCTAGTCCCAAAAAGAAAATATAGGGCCGGAAAATAAAACCGGACATTAAACCTGAAAAAATTCCTTTAAACACTCTGATGCTTGATGTCCTTTTCTGGCCATAGGAATTTTGGAAAGTCCAGTCCAGGTGGGCTGGTATTTCAATAATTCTGGCCCTGAGAATCATTGATTTATATATTATCTCAGGATTTATCTCATAATCTTTGGCTTTGAGATTCAGCGAGCGCAGGAATTGACCGTTGTATGCCCTGACCATACTGGTAAATGTATAAAATTTTTCCTGCGAGGTAACGGACATATATTTATTTACAAACTTGC includes:
- a CDS encoding glycosyltransferase family 4 protein, whose translation is MNVTFVTIFDGHDIRNWSGTEYYLSKVLEQQEFELNYIGHLRTSLYHRMKRRLRDRVGINRYLEKRDPLVVKNYARQINRQLAELKTDLIFSPSSVPVSLLSTNKPIVFCTDAIFAGMIDFYDEFTNLSPKTIRNGHQMEQSAFDRCSLAIVSSQWAADVAIKNYDVSPEKIKVVPFGANIECSRTIDDIRGMVESRSTQFCSLTFIGYDWKRKGGDIAFAVVQALNQAGLPSELNIIGCDPFQEDAIPPSYVHVYGKLNKESESDMELYGKVVRKSHFLIMPSRAEAYGLVFCEANSFGVPCIASNVGGIPTIIKDNVNGMKFPPNSAINQYVAYITSVFANYERYKDMAFSSFHEYETRLNWNVAGKTIKKLLLQLS
- a CDS encoding glycosyltransferase family 2 protein, translated to MENYYETKTVPASGKTGSTNNVPLVSIIIPAFNEAAIMEKSIGIFCKYLSTLENNYRWELILIDDGSTDETGRLADVIATCNNKIKVYHHLVNMNLGNALKTGFQHSKGDYVITMDLDMSYAPEHIDKMLAVLIENQADVVIASPYMKGGKVTGVPFLRKKLSKFVNKYMSVTSQEKFYTFTSMVRAYNGQFLRSLNLKAKDYEINPEIIYKSMILRARIIEIPAHLDWTFQNSYGQKRTSSIRVFKGIFSGLMSGFIFRPYIFFLGLGLIIMLISLYIIIWIFINTMTIYPDITAANGYFDDRLSAAIAEVFKARPQAFLIGGGTFIVALQFLSIGFLSLQNKRYFEETFHINTTLYKHIQKLEKEVEKANSSTQLQ